In Topomyia yanbarensis strain Yona2022 chromosome 2, ASM3024719v1, whole genome shotgun sequence, one DNA window encodes the following:
- the LOC131679111 gene encoding small ribosomal subunit protein uS17 — MADQNERAFQKQIGVNLNRKQVNKKKGFRLHRSIGLGFKTPKEAIAGTYIDKKCPFTGHISIRGRILTGVVRKMKMQRTIVIRRDYLHFIRKYDRFEKRHRNLSVHLSPCFRDVEAGDIVTVGECRPLSKTVRFNVLKVSKLAGAKKKFNKF; from the exons ATGGCTGATCAG AACGAGCGTGCGTTCCAGAAGCAAATCGGTGTTAACCTGAACCGTAAACAggttaacaaaaagaagggttTCCGTTTGCATCGCAGCATTGGTCTCGGATTTAAAACTCCAAAAGAG GCTATCGCTGGAACCTACATTGACAAGAAATGCCCCTTCACCGGTCACATCTCGATCCGCGGCCGTATTCTAACCGGAGTGGTGCGCAAGATGAAAATGCAGCGAACGATCGTGATCCGGCGTGACTATCTGCACTTTATTCGGAAGTATGATCGGTTCGAGAAACGCCACCGAAATCTTAGCGTGCATCTGTCGCCGTGCTTTAG GGACGTTGAGGCCGGAGACATTGTAACCGTTGGCGAGTGTAGGCCGTTGTCGAAGACCGTGCGCTTCAATGTGCTAAAGGTGAGCAAACTGGCTGGTGCCAAGAAGAAGTTCAATAAGTTCTAA